The Fibrobacter sp. DNA segment GGCCCGCCTCGTCGTGGTCCAGACAAAGTACGACATTCTTGTTCTTGAAAAGCGGAACCCAGTCCGCCTTGAAACTGCGTACGCCGGGAATGCCCACAGCAGCTATGTCCTGCTGCAGCATGGTGAGCGTATCCACGACACCTTCGCAAAGGTAAATCCAGCCCATCTTCTGGTCCAGGGCCGATACGTTGTACGGGAACGGAACCGTACCGCGCAGGTGAAGTTCCTTCGGCTCGGTCGAACGTTCAAGCGCCCTGGCCTGAAAATGCGAAGCGCGGTTCTGCGAATCCAAATACGGAAAAATCAGCGGATGCTTGTAGTAGCGCAGATTGCCCTTGTCGTTGAAGAGGCCCACATACTGCAGGACCTCCATGCTGTAAGTATCCTTCAGTCGCCGGTTCAAACCGTCATAATCGGTAATGGTGCGCAGGAGCATCTTGTCCCATACGGACTTGAATATGCGGCGGCGCGCAAGATACGCGGCGGCAGGCGTACCGTCCACGGGCGAAAGCATCTTGAGGAATGCGAGGATGATCTTTTTGCGTTCGTCTTCGGTAACGACTTCCTTTACCGGTTTCTGTTCGGGAATATTATCGACAAACCGTCCAGCGAAAGCCGCATCCTTCGATTCGGGGCGGGGGCGGATCACTATGGGCATGAGCGTCGTCGAAGGCGCCTTCGGAGGAGCCTCACGGCGGTTCCCCTTCCCAGGTACAAGAAACGGGTATGTTTCCTTGAGCCAGTCGAGCGCTTCCAAAAAACTGCACCCGCGGTATTGCTGCACCAGGCTGATTACATCGCCACGAACATCATCGCAGACCCAGCAGCGGAACATGCCGCGCTCTTCGGAAATCGAGACAGACGGAGTGCGGTCGCCATGCACATGGCGCTGCGGACAGAAGCACCTGAACTTTCCACGCACGACATCGATACCGAGAGCCTGGGCCACGGCGGTAATCGAAAGCGACGCCTTGAATTGTTTGAGTTCTTCGTCTGTCATTTTGAAGAATAATAGCAAATAGGTGCGCCTTCGGCGTTGTTTCAGGTTCTAATGTACCAGTTACTAGGTTCAAACAATAATTAACGGCCAACTAAAATATCTAGCAACTATTAACTAGTAACTATTAACTACATTTCGCACATGCAGATTCTAGAAAACGAGCCGATGAACAAGCACACCTCTTTCAAGGTAGGCGGACCGGCACGTTTTTTTGTGAAGGCGGAAAGCGTTGACGACCTGAAAGAAGCCCTCGCAATGGCCCGCGAAAACAGGCTCCCCCATTTTATCCTCGGGAACGGCACGAACCTGCTCGTCTCGGACAAGGGCTACGAAGGCGTCGTCATCACGCTCGCCGGAGAGTTTTCTGAAATTGCAGACATGGGCAAAGGTGCGTTCAAAGCCGGAGCCGCAGTCCCGCTCGGGAGATTCGCCCGCGCAGCGCTCAAGCAGGGCTATGCGGGAATCCACAAACTCGCGGGAATCCCGGGAACCCTCGGGGGCGCCATCTACATGAACGCTGGCGCCTACGGGCAAGAAATCGGGACGCACTGCACGCAGGTTGTCACCCTGGACGAGGCCGGCAACATTCGCGAACGATCCGCCAGTGAATGCGCCTTCGGGTACAGACAAAGTATTTTTCAGAAGTCCGGCGCAGGTGGAGCACAGGCCGAAACCATTCTCTCCGCGACGTTCCAGCTAGAAAGCGCGAATACCGCATGTGAATCGCCGGAGCAAACCGTCGCCCGCCTCGAAGCCGAACTGCAGGAATGCATGGCCAAACGCAAGGCGACGCAGCCGCTGAACATGCCGAATGCGGGTTCCACCTTCAAACGCATGGAACGCGGTTCCGCCGACATGCCGCAACAAGTCGCCCCCGGCTACTACATCGAGCAGGCGGGCCTCAAGGGTTACCGCATCGGTGGCGCCGAAGTCAGCACGCTCCATGCGAACTTCATCGTAAACGCGGGCGGCGCGACGGCAAAGGACATCCTCGACCTGAGCGATTACGTCAAGGCGGCTGTCGCAAAAAAATTCGGCGTCGAGCTCCAGCGCGAAATCATAATGCTCGGAGAATTTTAGAGTAAAAAAAAACGGCCGGGAAAAACTTTCCGGCCGTTTTACATTTACAAGTAAAACTAATTTCCGTACCGGCCAGAAATATTCAAGCCCAAAACAACTTGACCATAATTTTCACTCGTAGGATCATCAGACTTCAACACGATTTTAAACACAAGATATGAATATGGCGAAGAAATCGCGACTTGTTCATACGCATTAACTAAAGAGGTGCTCGATGCTACCAGTGTACCCGGATTAGAGAAATTAAAATTCACACCACAGGGATTATTTGTCAACATAATACTAGGATCGGCAAGGCACGAATAACTACTATTATCGCTACCATAGACATACAAGTCAAAATTCTGAGGAATTTTTCCGGCTCTTGCAATATCGTTACCACTGCTAAGCCATGAAATTGCAGCACGAACCGACCGGCCACTCGACCAACCCAAATTGTGTACAACAAACCAAATTTCATGCTGATTGTTCACGGTACGCGTTTTCAACTTGGTTATATCGCCATTCCAATAACGAGAATCATAATAATGCCTATTTTGATCACTGGTATTGTCAAAAACCAAGTAATCATACGTAGGATACCATGTTACCGTGGACAGAAGCATCGCTTTCACGACTTCAGGGTGCCAGCGGTAGAACGGGTTGGTAGCCAACAGATTCGAGACCATACCCGCCGTATATGCGGCTGACACTTCCGTTCCATCATAAAATGGCTGATACGAATAAGTATTATTACCATAATTATAAGTTCTCGCATACTCCACATAGTTATCATCTTTACTATAAAGATGCGTAAAATTCTTTACTTCCGGTTTCGCAAAACCTTGATTTTCAGCACGGTAGGACGAATAAGCGGGGGTCGACATATACGACGGATCAATTCCGCCTACGGCAATGGCATTCGCCGCATGCGCCATAGAATTCAACTGGCCGCCATTCGATCCATAATTGCCAACAGGGACAAATTCGAGTGTACGATATTGATAGATATAGTTGTCCAGCGACTTTGCAAGCGAACTATAACTAGATGCTCGAGCGATTCTGTCATTTCGAACGCCCATATAGACTTGGGGCTGTTGACCAGCCGGATTATTCGGGTGGTCTTTTCCCACGTAAGGAATAGAATATCTAGAGGTTCCACTCACTAAGCGAAATGTTCTAGAAGCTTTCATTTCATAACCAGGAGCTGGATTAAATGATTCACTGGTATTCGTTCTAACATATCTGACGGGGATTCCGTTTCGAAGTCGTACGGGAAGCGCTTCATTACCCATAAACACGCCAACATACGAGGCTCTACTCGAGAACCAATTTGAAACCAAATCCGCCTGCGAATAACCAACGTCCCCAAGTACAGTATAAAAATCTTTATATTGAATTGTTTGCCCTGACACATAGGGAGAATTCTGCATATAATTGCCATAATTGGGATA contains these protein-coding regions:
- a CDS encoding CHC2 zinc finger domain-containing protein, yielding MTDEELKQFKASLSITAVAQALGIDVVRGKFRCFCPQRHVHGDRTPSVSISEERGMFRCWVCDDVRGDVISLVQQYRGCSFLEALDWLKETYPFLVPGKGNRREAPPKAPSTTLMPIVIRPRPESKDAAFAGRFVDNIPEQKPVKEVVTEDERKKIILAFLKMLSPVDGTPAAAYLARRRIFKSVWDKMLLRTITDYDGLNRRLKDTYSMEVLQYVGLFNDKGNLRYYKHPLIFPYLDSQNRASHFQARALERSTEPKELHLRGTVPFPYNVSALDQKMGWIYLCEGVVDTLTMLQQDIAAVGIPGVRSFKADWVPLFKNKNVVLCLDHDEAGRKGMEYLQSVFGNAGIRTIILGDGLENLPAGMKDGQDVNEWFGGRK
- the murB gene encoding UDP-N-acetylmuramate dehydrogenase gives rise to the protein MQILENEPMNKHTSFKVGGPARFFVKAESVDDLKEALAMARENRLPHFILGNGTNLLVSDKGYEGVVITLAGEFSEIADMGKGAFKAGAAVPLGRFARAALKQGYAGIHKLAGIPGTLGGAIYMNAGAYGQEIGTHCTQVVTLDEAGNIRERSASECAFGYRQSIFQKSGAGGAQAETILSATFQLESANTACESPEQTVARLEAELQECMAKRKATQPLNMPNAGSTFKRMERGSADMPQQVAPGYYIEQAGLKGYRIGGAEVSTLHANFIVNAGGATAKDILDLSDYVKAAVAKKFGVELQREIIMLGEF